In Brachybacterium saurashtrense, the genomic stretch GACGGCGCCGAACAGGGCGTTCATCGCCGCGTTCTTCGCGGCCGCCGCGGCGAGGGTCTCCGGCGCGGAGCGCTGCAGCTCGGCGAAGCCCGAGTCCGCGTAGAACAGGGCCTCGGCCTTGTCGATGTCGACACCGCGCACCCGGGCCTCGATCCGCACCGGCGCGGTGTGGGAGTCGAAGCTGACCTCGCCCACCGGGGGCAGCAGCAGCACGGTCTCGGAGGTCAGCGAGGGGCGCAGGTGCACGCTCGCGGTGAGCGGCCCCACCTCCACCGAGGTCGCCGGCACCAGCAGGAGGCCCACGATCCCGCCCAGCACCGCCACCACCGTGGTGGTGGTGACGTGCAGCAGACGCTCGCGCCGACGGCGCCGCCGGCGACGGTGCACCGGGGTCTCGTCACGCTCCTCCGGCGGGCTCGCGGCCGCGCCCGATCCCTCGTCCGCGGGGCGGGGATCGGGCGTCGGGTCGGCCTCGTGCGAGGTCACCGGGACCTCAGCCGAGGAAGCCCACGCGTCGCGGCTCCTCGGTGGAGACCTCGGCGTAGGCGACCTTCGCGCCGGGGATGAGCACGGTGCGTCCCTTGTCGTCCACGAGGGTGACCGGGGTGCCGTCGGCCATCGCGCCGGTGAGCTTCTCGATCAGGGCGTCGGCCCCCTCCTCCGACTCGATCACGATCTCGCGCGGGGAGTGCTGGATGCCGATACGGATCTCCATGACCTGACCTCTTCTCCGCCCGGGGCGGGGACGTTCGATGCTGTGCGGGAGGGAGTCTACGCGTCCGCGGTGGTGCCCTCGGCGTCGTCCGCTCCCAGCACCACGCCGGCGATCCGGGGGTTCTCCAGCGGGGCGAAGCCCGTCAGCCCGTGCACCACGGCGGTGGTCATGGTGTCGAGGATGCGCTCGCGCTGGGCCTCCTCGGTCGTGCCCTGCAGCAGCTGCGCGGTGGTCTGCGTGATCGCGATGATCCCGCGGCCCAGCACCCGCGACTCCTCGGTGCCGATGCGGCGGGAGGCGGTGAGCACGCCGGCCAGCTCGATCGCCATCCGGTCAAGCACCTCCACCACCCGCTGCTGGACGTCCTCGGAGATCACCTCGTGGCCCGTGAACAGGCGCAGCGAGTTCTCCAGCGCCACGAACTCGTAGAAGCGGTGCAGGCCGTCCCGCACCCGCTGGACGGTGGTGCCGCCGTGCTCCCCGATCGCCCGCACCTCGAGGATCATCGACTCGGCGATGATGTCCAGCACCTCGACGTACAGCGACTCCTTGGAGTCGAAGTGCTGGTAGAGCACCGGCTTGGTGACCCCCGCCGCGGTGGCGATGTCGTCCATCGAGGTGCCCTGGAAGCCCTGCCGCGTGAACACCCGGGTGGCGAGCTCCAGCAGCTGGGCGCGGCGCTGCGCACGCGGCAGCCTGGTGGGGGACGACGTGGACATGGCGCGGACCTCCGATCCCGACGACGACGCCCGGA encodes the following:
- a CDS encoding DUF3107 domain-containing protein: MEIRIGIQHSPREIVIESEEGADALIEKLTGAMADGTPVTLVDDKGRTVLIPGAKVAYAEVSTEEPRRVGFLG
- a CDS encoding TetR/AcrR family transcriptional regulator — translated: MSTSSPTRLPRAQRRAQLLELATRVFTRQGFQGTSMDDIATAAGVTKPVLYQHFDSKESLYVEVLDIIAESMILEVRAIGEHGGTTVQRVRDGLHRFYEFVALENSLRLFTGHEVISEDVQQRVVEVLDRMAIELAGVLTASRRIGTEESRVLGRGIIAITQTTAQLLQGTTEEAQRERILDTMTTAVVHGLTGFAPLENPRIAGVVLGADDAEGTTADA